A single window of Meiothermus sp. DNA harbors:
- a CDS encoding DEAD/DEAH box helicase: protein MLPKELLPYSTYAEWLKELEGYAGQIAFVQVLPTNPPQKTAYDGAFSGVLMALALQPFTFQAQALEHLEQGHHLVLSTSTASGKSLVFQVPVLKATLEGATSLLLYPTKALAHDQLGRLRQMAKPLGVDDRIYPYDGDTSDAERKKAREKGRALLTNPDMLHFGLLPRHGDWAIFLSKLRYIVLDELHAYRGVFGTHTALILQRLLRLAWHYGATPQVIAASATIANPSEHAHNLTGLGFHEVVANPSRAEREFVVWVPKALDKEGKNRRSANLEAALLARHAAEQGLKTLIFTNARRTAELVARYAADERVRPYRAGYTAAERRKLEQALQEGTVRVLVSTSALELGVDIGGLDAVILLGYPGSVSSFWQRAGRAGRSSRRALVLWIPREDPLDAFFEQHPELLLKSPPESAVADPDNPILYPLHAHCAARELPIALPGAGGEETPAKPTLDPLYKPWLNIKPPLVERYGRLYSPKRSPHRDLILRGLGQGFSLRDNTGQLLGTLDERQAYWEAHPGAVYLHQGESYLVRNLDPEKREIVLLPGLEDYYTQPRAQTEIEVLQGEEILEGIWVGPVLLRERVTGYVKKRFMSETVLEEVLLVMPELTFQTEAMWFHPCEGLTVLPTLETGEGIEARWPDQSFLTEAQVPSAIHALEHTLIGLLPLFVLAERQDVGGVSYPFYPRPLPSGSGPTIFIYDGYPGGVGYARAAARQFSRWVNAARDLLQGCPCEEGCPRCILSPKCGNGNQFLDKQTAWMLAEALSSRYSLRKPN, encoded by the coding sequence GTGTTACCCAAAGAACTTCTTCCATACAGTACCTACGCCGAGTGGCTCAAAGAGCTAGAAGGCTATGCGGGCCAAATTGCCTTCGTACAGGTGTTGCCCACCAACCCACCCCAGAAAACAGCCTATGACGGGGCTTTTTCGGGGGTGTTGATGGCATTGGCCCTCCAACCTTTTACCTTTCAGGCCCAGGCACTCGAGCATCTGGAACAAGGCCATCACCTGGTGCTCTCGACCTCTACGGCCTCGGGCAAGAGCCTGGTCTTTCAGGTGCCGGTGCTCAAGGCGACGCTCGAGGGCGCAACTTCACTCCTGCTTTACCCCACCAAGGCCCTGGCCCACGACCAACTAGGGCGTCTGCGGCAGATGGCCAAACCGCTGGGGGTAGATGACCGAATTTACCCCTATGATGGGGACACTTCCGATGCTGAGCGCAAAAAAGCCAGAGAAAAAGGCCGGGCCCTCCTCACCAACCCCGACATGCTGCACTTTGGACTCCTGCCCCGCCATGGCGACTGGGCCATCTTTTTATCTAAGTTGCGCTACATTGTCTTGGACGAGCTGCACGCCTATCGAGGGGTGTTTGGCACCCACACCGCGCTGATTTTGCAACGCTTGCTGCGGCTGGCCTGGCACTATGGGGCCACCCCCCAGGTGATTGCCGCCAGTGCGACCATTGCCAACCCTAGCGAACACGCACACAACCTGACAGGGCTGGGGTTTCATGAAGTGGTGGCCAACCCCTCGAGGGCCGAGCGGGAGTTTGTCGTCTGGGTACCCAAAGCCCTGGACAAAGAAGGCAAGAACCGTCGCAGTGCCAACCTCGAGGCCGCCCTCTTGGCCCGTCATGCTGCGGAACAGGGCCTCAAAACCCTGATCTTTACCAACGCCCGACGCACCGCCGAACTGGTTGCCCGCTACGCCGCCGATGAGCGAGTGCGGCCATACCGGGCTGGCTACACCGCAGCAGAGCGCAGAAAGCTCGAGCAGGCTCTGCAAGAAGGAACGGTGCGGGTTTTGGTGAGCACCAGCGCGCTCGAGCTGGGGGTGGATATCGGCGGGCTGGACGCGGTGATTCTGCTGGGCTATCCGGGCTCGGTGAGCTCCTTCTGGCAGCGGGCCGGGCGGGCCGGGCGCTCGAGTCGGCGGGCACTGGTGCTGTGGATACCCCGTGAAGACCCTCTGGATGCCTTCTTCGAGCAACACCCCGAACTGCTGCTGAAAAGCCCCCCCGAGTCGGCGGTGGCCGACCCGGACAACCCGATTCTGTATCCCCTCCATGCCCACTGCGCGGCACGCGAGCTGCCCATTGCACTGCCGGGGGCTGGGGGCGAAGAAACGCCTGCAAAACCGACCCTGGATCCTTTGTACAAGCCCTGGCTCAATATAAAGCCCCCGCTGGTGGAGAGATACGGGCGGCTTTACTCGCCCAAGCGCTCCCCGCACCGTGACCTGATTCTGCGTGGGCTGGGCCAGGGCTTCAGCCTGCGCGACAACACCGGCCAGTTGCTGGGCACCCTGGACGAGCGACAAGCCTACTGGGAGGCCCACCCCGGTGCAGTCTACCTGCACCAGGGCGAGAGCTATCTGGTGCGCAACCTCGACCCCGAAAAGCGCGAGATTGTGCTGTTGCCGGGCCTCGAGGACTACTACACCCAGCCCCGGGCCCAGACCGAGATCGAAGTCTTGCAAGGCGAAGAGATTCTGGAGGGTATCTGGGTGGGGCCGGTGCTGCTACGGGAGCGGGTCACGGGTTATGTGAAAAAGCGCTTTATGAGCGAGACCGTGCTGGAAGAGGTGCTGCTCGTCATGCCCGAGCTCACCTTCCAGACCGAGGCGATGTGGTTCCATCCCTGTGAGGGCCTGACGGTGCTCCCCACCCTGGAAACGGGAGAGGGTATCGAAGCCCGCTGGCCCGACCAAAGCTTCCTGACCGAAGCCCAGGTGCCCTCGGCCATCCACGCCCTCGAGCACACCCTGATTGGCCTACTGCCCCTGTTTGTGCTGGCTGAGCGACAGGATGTGGGAGGGGTCTCGTATCCCTTTTACCCCAGGCCCCTCCCCTCCGGCAGTGGCCCGACCATCTTCATCTACGATGGCTACCCAGGCGGGGTAGGGTATGCTAGGGCCGCTGCGCGGCAGTTTTCCCGTTGGGTAAACGCCGCCCGCGATCTGCTACAAGGTTGCCCTTGCGAGGAGGGTTGTCCCCGCTGCATCCTGTCGCCCAAGTGTGGCAACGGCAACCAGTTTCTCGACAAGCAAACCGCCTGGATGCTGGCCGAAGCGCTCAGCAGCCGCTATAGCCTTAGAAAGCCCAACTGA
- a CDS encoding nucleotidyltransferase domain-containing protein, whose product MEHVIAQVVEVLKSDPKVMGVLLTGSRARGDATPGSDVDFWVLLGGVNERRFRSEEQQGYLIEIHFRNLVQARDQMRRTPMELYSHLDGRILYDPEGKLLELKSEAQQLFEVYQMPEAERQALAYWLESARRKLQTALHEQAQLKMGYLVSTQSWKILEGLWAANQKPMPPAGAVFARITQLEAPLPHFELMNGLFAADPLTRSKTALRLIDWILPRIH is encoded by the coding sequence ATGGAACACGTGATTGCCCAGGTTGTAGAGGTGCTCAAGTCCGACCCCAAGGTGATGGGGGTACTGCTCACGGGCTCCCGCGCCCGGGGCGACGCCACCCCCGGCTCCGATGTGGACTTCTGGGTGCTTTTGGGTGGGGTCAACGAGCGCAGGTTTCGCAGTGAAGAACAGCAAGGGTATTTGATTGAAATCCACTTTCGCAACCTAGTACAGGCCCGCGACCAGATGCGTCGCACCCCGATGGAGCTGTATAGCCACCTCGACGGCAGAATTCTTTACGACCCCGAGGGCAAGCTGCTCGAGCTAAAAAGTGAGGCTCAGCAACTCTTTGAGGTCTATCAGATGCCTGAAGCCGAACGCCAGGCCCTGGCCTACTGGCTGGAAAGCGCCCGGCGCAAGCTCCAGACTGCCCTCCACGAGCAGGCCCAGCTCAAGATGGGCTACCTGGTCAGCACCCAGAGCTGGAAAATCCTCGAGGGCCTATGGGCGGCCAACCAGAAGCCCATGCCCCCCGCCGGGGCCGTGTTTGCCCGCATCACCCAGCTCGAGGCCCCCCTTCCCCACTTCGAGTTGATGAACGGCCTGTTTGCCGCGGATCCCTTGACCCGCAGCAAAACTGCCCTGAGGCTCATTGACTGGATTTTGCCGCGCATACACTAG
- the mnmE gene encoding tRNA uridine-5-carboxymethylaminomethyl(34) synthesis GTPase MnmE, with product MGLPSLNDVIAAIATAPGKGAVGVVRVSGTGCLELVSRLWQGKDPCKLPGGRFTYGKIRDPRTQEILDEALLLVFRKPHSYTGQDSAELHTHGSPAVLRRVLQTLFELGARPAQPGEFTLRAYLNGKMDLAQAEAVLNLVESESDAARRQALRGLSAGLSQKISALSEQLFTLLAHIQAWLDYPEEGVEPARIQETLEPVLQEIQHLLATAPAGRIAQKGARIALVGAPNAGKSSLLNALLGYERAIVTPIPGTTRDYLEAPLEIAGVPLVAIDTAGLRETEDEVEKSGVERALQIAQEADLVLYLADQSQPRPAPPPLPWERTLKVATKADLPPVWLDDSFVRVSSQSGLGLDNLRQKIHHQLLGQAPEGEIWISNERHVEALRRAEAHLLEALEAPEDLAGVSIEMALDALSEILGKDVSEEVIDRVFRNFCVGK from the coding sequence GTGGGCCTGCCTTCGCTAAACGACGTGATTGCCGCCATTGCGACCGCCCCCGGCAAGGGCGCGGTGGGGGTCGTGCGAGTCTCGGGAACGGGCTGTCTGGAACTCGTCTCGAGGCTCTGGCAGGGCAAAGACCCCTGCAAGCTACCCGGCGGCCGCTTTACCTACGGCAAAATCCGGGATCCCCGCACCCAGGAAATCCTGGACGAAGCGCTCTTGCTGGTTTTTCGCAAGCCCCATTCCTATACCGGCCAGGACAGCGCCGAGCTGCACACCCACGGCTCTCCGGCAGTGCTGCGCCGGGTTTTACAGACCCTATTTGAACTGGGGGCCCGCCCGGCCCAGCCGGGCGAGTTCACCCTGCGGGCCTACCTGAACGGCAAAATGGATCTGGCCCAGGCCGAGGCGGTGTTGAACCTGGTGGAATCCGAGTCGGACGCGGCCCGGCGGCAAGCCTTGCGCGGCCTGAGCGCGGGTTTGTCGCAAAAGATCTCGGCCCTTTCCGAACAGCTCTTCACCCTGCTGGCCCACATCCAGGCCTGGCTCGACTACCCCGAGGAAGGGGTGGAGCCGGCCCGGATTCAAGAAACCCTGGAGCCCGTTTTGCAGGAAATCCAGCACCTGCTTGCTACCGCCCCTGCCGGACGCATCGCCCAGAAAGGGGCCCGCATCGCCTTAGTGGGGGCTCCCAACGCGGGTAAGTCCAGCTTGCTTAATGCGCTTTTGGGCTACGAGCGGGCCATCGTGACCCCCATTCCCGGCACCACCCGCGACTACCTGGAAGCCCCCCTGGAAATTGCCGGGGTGCCGCTGGTAGCCATAGACACTGCGGGCCTGCGGGAAACCGAGGATGAAGTCGAAAAAAGTGGCGTGGAGCGGGCTTTGCAAATTGCCCAGGAGGCCGACCTGGTTTTGTACCTGGCCGATCAGAGCCAGCCCCGACCGGCCCCGCCACCGCTGCCCTGGGAGCGCACCCTGAAGGTTGCGACCAAGGCCGACCTACCTCCGGTTTGGTTGGACGATTCATTTGTAAGGGTCTCGAGCCAGAGCGGGCTGGGCCTGGATAACCTACGCCAGAAGATCCACCACCAGCTCTTGGGTCAGGCCCCCGAGGGCGAGATCTGGATTAGCAACGAGCGCCACGTGGAAGCCTTGCGACGGGCCGAAGCGCATCTGTTGGAAGCCCTGGAGGCCCCCGAAGACCTGGCCGGGGTTTCCATCGAGATGGCCCTGGACGCGCTCTCCGAAATCCTGGGCAAGGATGTGTCGGAAGAGGTGATTGACCGGGTATTCCGCAACTTCTGTGTGGGCAAATGA
- a CDS encoding amino acid ABC transporter permease, producing MRAQKITSRRSVQTYLMAVGLMILGLALLALCVAAWFQGVEPLWSPILFGLLGVYMVALGVDEGWLSGLEVTPNHLRIQSFGRWQEYPLARVEAVDRLRDILGGGLQLVLIGPEGLAIRVPLRRYANAVQLTQALLDVLWLKNRNLILMPRLARQFGSPPYGVLAATDK from the coding sequence ATGCGGGCTCAGAAAATCACCTCCAGGCGCAGCGTACAGACCTACCTGATGGCGGTCGGACTGATGATTTTGGGTTTGGCGCTGCTGGCGCTTTGTGTAGCGGCCTGGTTCCAGGGCGTCGAACCGCTTTGGTCACCGATTTTGTTTGGGTTACTGGGGGTTTACATGGTGGCGCTGGGGGTGGACGAGGGTTGGTTGAGTGGCCTCGAGGTCACCCCCAACCACCTGCGCATCCAAAGTTTTGGTCGTTGGCAGGAGTACCCTTTGGCTCGAGTGGAGGCCGTAGACAGGCTGCGAGACATCTTGGGGGGCGGCTTACAGCTAGTCCTGATCGGCCCGGAAGGTTTGGCGATTCGGGTACCCCTACGGCGCTACGCCAACGCGGTCCAACTGACCCAAGCGCTGCTCGACGTGCTCTGGCTGAAGAACCGCAACCTGATTCTAATGCCCCGTCTGGCCCGACAGTTTGGGTCGCCGCCTTATGGGGTGTTGGCGGCCACCGACAAATAA
- the hslV gene encoding ATP-dependent protease subunit HslV, with the protein MERMHGTTIVAVRRDGVTAIAGDGQVTLGQTILKTGAIKVRRLEHGGGVLVGFAGAVADALTLLEKFEGALSGAKGNLQRAAIETAKLWRTDRVLRNLEAMLVLADRDTLLLLSGNGEVLSPDEPVIAVGSGGPYALTAAKALLRYSNLSAAEIVEQAIRLAGEIDLYTSGQPTQVLSIGGTP; encoded by the coding sequence ATGGAGCGAATGCACGGCACCACCATTGTGGCAGTACGTCGGGACGGTGTCACGGCAATCGCCGGCGATGGGCAGGTTACCCTGGGACAGACCATCCTGAAAACCGGGGCCATCAAGGTGCGACGCCTGGAACATGGGGGGGGCGTTTTGGTGGGGTTTGCCGGTGCGGTGGCCGACGCCCTGACGCTTTTGGAGAAGTTCGAGGGGGCGCTGTCGGGGGCCAAGGGCAACTTGCAGCGGGCTGCCATCGAGACCGCCAAGCTCTGGCGCACCGACCGGGTGCTGCGCAACCTCGAGGCCATGCTGGTGCTGGCCGACCGCGACACCCTGCTCTTGCTCTCCGGGAACGGCGAGGTGCTGAGCCCCGATGAGCCTGTTATTGCCGTGGGCTCGGGCGGCCCTTACGCCCTTACGGCGGCCAAGGCGCTGTTGCGGTATTCCAACCTCTCGGCTGCCGAGATTGTCGAACAGGCCATCCGTCTGGCGGGCGAGATTGACCTTTACACCAGTGGGCAGCCTACCCAGGTGCTGAGCATTGGGGGTACTCCATGA
- a CDS encoding ATP-dependent protease ATPase subunit HslU, whose translation MNLTPAEIVRELDKHIVGQAAAKRAVAVALRNRVRRKKLPPELAREVMPKNILMIGPTGVGKTEIARRLARLAGAPFLKVEATKFTEVGYVGRDVDSIVRDLAEASYQLVMQEMKAKVEGRAQSLAEEEVASLLRVPPFELRSGRYHDQIVEIEVAEEAKLPMVGMFGGEQMQGLQDMLKGLMPQRKVRRKVRVREALEILKNQEAERLVDKEEATQEALRRAQEEGIVFIDEMDKIARAKGAMSGPDVSGEGVQRDLLPIVEGTVVSTRLGPVSTDHVLFIAAGAFHVSKPSDLIPELQGRFPIRVELEPLGPQEFERILREPENSLVKQYSALLAADDTELHFTPEAIEAVARFAHQANQELEDIGARRLSTVLERLLEEVSFQTSLGRVEITKEYVEARLENVLASPDLSRYIL comes from the coding sequence ATGAACCTGACCCCTGCCGAGATCGTGCGTGAGTTGGACAAGCACATCGTGGGTCAGGCCGCCGCCAAGCGGGCGGTGGCCGTTGCGCTTCGTAACCGGGTACGGCGAAAAAAGCTGCCGCCCGAGCTCGCCCGCGAGGTTATGCCCAAGAACATCCTGATGATCGGCCCGACCGGGGTGGGCAAGACCGAGATTGCCCGACGGCTGGCCCGGCTGGCGGGAGCCCCGTTCCTAAAAGTTGAAGCCACCAAGTTTACCGAGGTGGGCTATGTGGGCCGCGACGTGGACTCTATTGTGCGCGACCTGGCCGAGGCCTCGTATCAGCTTGTCATGCAGGAAATGAAGGCCAAGGTGGAGGGGCGGGCCCAGAGCTTAGCCGAAGAAGAGGTGGCCTCGCTGTTGCGGGTGCCGCCTTTTGAATTGCGCTCGGGCCGCTACCACGACCAGATTGTGGAAATTGAGGTGGCCGAGGAAGCCAAACTCCCGATGGTGGGCATGTTTGGCGGCGAGCAGATGCAGGGTCTGCAAGACATGCTCAAAGGGCTGATGCCTCAGCGCAAGGTACGGCGCAAAGTGCGGGTTAGGGAGGCTCTGGAAATCCTCAAAAACCAGGAGGCCGAGCGCTTGGTGGATAAGGAAGAAGCCACTCAGGAAGCTTTGCGCCGGGCCCAGGAAGAGGGCATTGTGTTCATTGATGAGATGGACAAGATTGCCCGGGCCAAGGGCGCCATGAGCGGCCCGGATGTCTCGGGCGAGGGGGTGCAACGGGATCTTCTTCCCATCGTGGAGGGCACGGTGGTCTCGACCCGTCTGGGGCCGGTCTCGACCGACCATGTGCTGTTTATTGCCGCCGGGGCTTTTCACGTTTCCAAGCCTTCTGACCTGATCCCCGAGTTGCAGGGCCGTTTTCCCATCCGGGTGGAGCTCGAGCCTTTGGGCCCGCAAGAGTTTGAACGCATCCTGCGCGAGCCAGAGAACTCTCTGGTCAAGCAATACAGCGCTTTGCTGGCCGCCGACGATACCGAGTTGCACTTCACCCCCGAGGCCATCGAAGCGGTGGCCCGCTTTGCTCACCAAGCTAACCAAGAGTTGGAGGATATTGGCGCCAGGCGGCTTTCCACCGTTCTGGAACGGCTGCTCGAGGAAGTCTCGTTTCAGACCAGTCTGGGACGGGTGGAAATAACCAAAGAATATGTGGAAGCAAGGCTCGAGAACGTGCTGGCGTCGCCCGACCTTTCCCGCTACATTCTTTGA